One region of Oxalobacteraceae sp. CFBP 8761 genomic DNA includes:
- a CDS encoding NAD(P)H-binding protein: MPSRPAFARPRLLIIGCGDVGMRLLPLLAGRFRVFALTSQPERCAELRAAGAVPVVADLDQPATLARLRNLAPWVLHLAPPQPDGDTDRRTRHLVAALGDVRRIVYVSTSGVYGDCGGALVKEYRPVAPKNGRARRRVDAERILRAWALVAGATLSILRVPGIYAADRLPLRRLEQGTPALRFEDDVYTNHIHADDLARIVLLALMRGRSGRVYHAVDDTRMKMADYFDAVADTFGMPRSPRLPRAELAQLVSPVLLSYMSESRQLDNTRLRRELRVRLQYPDVATALARLRR, translated from the coding sequence ATGCCATCCCGCCCCGCTTTTGCCCGTCCGCGCCTGTTGATCATCGGCTGCGGCGACGTCGGCATGCGCCTGCTGCCACTGCTGGCCGGGCGCTTCCGCGTGTTTGCACTGACCAGCCAGCCGGAGCGCTGCGCCGAACTCCGCGCGGCCGGTGCGGTGCCGGTTGTCGCCGACCTCGACCAGCCTGCAACGCTGGCGCGCCTGCGCAATCTGGCGCCGTGGGTGCTGCACCTGGCCCCGCCCCAGCCCGACGGCGATACCGACCGCCGCACGCGCCATCTGGTGGCGGCGCTGGGCGACGTGCGCCGCATCGTGTATGTGAGCACCAGCGGGGTGTATGGCGATTGCGGCGGGGCGCTGGTGAAGGAGTACCGGCCGGTGGCACCGAAGAACGGGCGTGCCCGGCGCCGTGTCGACGCCGAGCGCATCCTGCGCGCGTGGGCCCTGGTGGCCGGTGCGACGCTGTCGATCCTGCGCGTGCCGGGCATCTACGCCGCCGACCGGCTGCCGCTGCGCCGGCTGGAGCAGGGCACGCCCGCGCTGCGGTTTGAGGACGATGTGTACACCAACCATATCCACGCCGACGACCTGGCCCGCATCGTGCTGCTGGCCTTGATGCGCGGCCGGTCCGGGCGGGTCTATCACGCGGTCGACGACACGCGCATGAAGATGGCCGACTACTTCGACGCCGTGGCCGACACCTTCGGCATGCCGCGCTCACCGCGCCTGCCGCGCGCCGAACTGGCGCAGCTGGTCTCGCCGGTGCTGCTGTCGTACATGTCCGAGTCGCGCCAGCTCGACAACACGCGCCTGCGGCGCGAGCTGCGCGTGCGTCTGCAGTACCCGGACGTCGCCACGGCGCTGGCGCGCCTGCGGCGCTAA
- a CDS encoding glycine-rich domain-containing protein-like encodes MSTHTEYAAFEALDLNPIKMKLMHEASGEGWSEMRTNAVETEYRRFLFLMKKYPDAGASPTVDVDTFWHYHILDTMKYARDCEAAFGFFLHHYPYVGIAAGTEGEHVQAGERMRALYEAEFGVVVRGDAAFCASPGKPAGATAFCASPGKPAAAANATAFCASPGKQVARGTDSTFCASPGMPALMTSKIAFCASPGKRA; translated from the coding sequence ATGTCGACCCATACCGAATACGCCGCTTTCGAGGCGCTTGACCTGAATCCGATCAAGATGAAGCTGATGCACGAAGCGTCCGGCGAAGGCTGGTCCGAAATGCGCACCAACGCCGTGGAAACCGAATACCGGCGCTTCCTGTTCCTCATGAAAAAGTACCCGGATGCCGGCGCCTCGCCAACGGTCGATGTCGACACCTTCTGGCACTACCACATCCTCGACACCATGAAGTACGCACGCGACTGCGAGGCCGCCTTCGGCTTCTTCCTGCACCACTATCCGTACGTCGGCATCGCCGCCGGCACCGAAGGCGAGCATGTCCAGGCGGGCGAGCGCATGCGCGCGCTGTACGAGGCCGAGTTCGGTGTCGTGGTCAGGGGCGACGCTGCGTTCTGCGCGTCGCCAGGCAAGCCGGCCGGCGCCACCGCGTTCTGTGCGTCCCCGGGCAAACCGGCAGCCGCAGCGAATGCCACCGCCTTCTGCGCCTCGCCTGGCAAGCAGGTCGCCAGGGGCACAGACAGCACCTTCTGCGCCTCACCGGGCATGCCGGCCCTCATGACGAGCAAGATCGCATTCTGCGCGTCGCCCGGCAAGCGGGCATAG
- a CDS encoding CHASE domain-containing protein, whose amino-acid sequence MHPDRQAGTFVPAAMIVGVVLSLAFGAGAYCATSGAIESDAQTRFRAMARAAQNNIDARIKSYSDVLRGVAGLFRAEPDTSAAQFHQYVGELDIKRHFPGIVNINYARAVRADGLPALNDELQKRLARRGVVHTPLLTAPDRDTYTVLVYMEPLPLNLLDRLGLDLEARGTTRRSLAVARDTGSSSASGTRIALRPGPNQSALALRLPVYRSDLPNDSVQARRLAYIGSAGLGFGLAPLVAGVLDEFPVKGVRLVLTELTALAPEPGEAPPRAVLYDSLATSARPNPATPQTDDGIFAASLPIEFNQRVWRADFSILRSDMYTRFDMYYPWLAALAAGMSTALLYALFQTLASSRRNALRMAEEMTRELRASQTKLQASHEKLRLLAAHAEQIKEGERKRIAREIHDDLAQNLLALKIEAELLANRTRGAQQRLHARAAATVRQIDVTIRSVRQIINDLRPNVLDLGLSAAVDWQVADFARRTGITCELVDDNGEHRIDDNSATAFFRILQESLNNVARHARASEVGITLHQHAGMLTMTICDNGVGLQPGSRNRHGSFGLVGIEERIAILGGSFSINSSGMGSGTTIVVSIPVDGAPGAGTPAAAGPGLRTDSTPISPVAA is encoded by the coding sequence ATGCATCCAGACCGCCAAGCCGGGACGTTCGTACCCGCCGCCATGATCGTCGGCGTGGTGCTGTCGCTGGCGTTCGGGGCCGGCGCCTACTGTGCGACGTCCGGTGCGATCGAAAGCGATGCGCAGACACGCTTTCGCGCCATGGCGCGCGCCGCCCAGAACAATATCGATGCCCGGATCAAGAGCTACAGCGACGTGCTGCGCGGGGTCGCCGGGCTGTTTCGCGCCGAACCAGATACCAGCGCCGCCCAGTTCCACCAGTATGTCGGTGAACTCGACATCAAGCGCCACTTCCCCGGCATCGTCAACATCAACTACGCGCGCGCGGTGCGCGCCGACGGCCTGCCGGCACTGAACGACGAGTTGCAAAAGCGCCTGGCGCGGCGCGGCGTCGTGCATACCCCGTTGCTGACGGCGCCCGATCGCGATACCTACACGGTGCTGGTGTACATGGAACCATTGCCACTGAATCTGCTCGACCGGCTGGGGCTGGACCTGGAAGCGCGCGGCACGACCCGGCGCTCGCTGGCCGTGGCGCGCGATACCGGCAGCTCGAGCGCCTCGGGCACCCGCATCGCCTTGCGGCCCGGCCCCAACCAGAGCGCGCTGGCGCTGCGCCTGCCGGTCTACCGCAGTGACCTGCCCAACGACAGCGTACAGGCACGGCGCCTGGCGTATATCGGTTCGGCCGGTCTCGGCTTCGGCCTTGCGCCGCTGGTCGCCGGTGTGCTCGATGAATTTCCCGTCAAGGGCGTGCGCCTGGTGCTGACCGAGCTGACCGCACTGGCGCCCGAACCGGGCGAAGCGCCGCCGCGCGCCGTGCTGTACGACAGCCTGGCCACGAGCGCCCGACCCAATCCGGCCACCCCGCAGACCGACGACGGGATCTTTGCGGCCAGCCTGCCCATTGAATTCAACCAGCGCGTCTGGCGCGCCGACTTCAGCATTCTCAGGTCCGACATGTACACCCGCTTCGACATGTATTACCCATGGCTGGCAGCGCTTGCGGCCGGCATGAGTACCGCCCTGCTCTACGCGCTGTTCCAGACGCTGGCTTCGTCGCGCCGCAACGCGCTGCGCATGGCCGAGGAAATGACGCGCGAACTGCGCGCCTCGCAGACCAAGCTTCAGGCCAGCCATGAAAAACTGCGCCTGCTTGCCGCCCACGCGGAGCAGATCAAGGAAGGCGAGCGCAAGCGCATTGCGCGCGAAATCCACGACGACCTGGCGCAGAACCTGCTGGCACTGAAAATCGAGGCCGAACTGCTGGCCAACCGTACCCGCGGGGCGCAGCAGCGCCTGCACGCGCGCGCCGCCGCCACGGTGCGCCAGATCGACGTCACCATCCGCAGCGTGCGCCAGATCATCAACGACCTGCGGCCGAACGTACTCGATCTGGGCCTGTCGGCCGCCGTCGACTGGCAGGTGGCCGACTTCGCGCGCCGCACCGGCATCACCTGCGAGCTGGTGGATGACAATGGCGAGCACCGCATCGATGACAACAGTGCGACCGCGTTCTTCCGCATCCTGCAGGAGTCGCTCAACAACGTGGCGCGCCACGCGCGTGCCAGCGAGGTCGGCATCACGCTGCACCAGCATGCCGGCATGCTCACCATGACGATCTGCGACAACGGCGTCGGCCTGCAGCCGGGCAGCCGCAACCGCCACGGCTCCTTCGGCCTGGTGGGCATCGAGGAACGCATCGCCATCCTGGGCGGCTCGTTCTCGATCAACAGCAGCGGCATGGGCAGCGGCACCACGATCGTGGTCAGTATTCCGGTGGATGGTGCTCCAGGGGCCGGTACCCCGGCGGCAGCTGGCCCTGGCCTGCGCACTGACAGCACCCCAATCTCGCCCGTCGCCGCCTGA
- a CDS encoding metallophosphoesterase — MHHRAATCAALSLLALLAGCSPGDSDAPVVTQPVQTPAPAPVPVSTAVAFMSDVHFQNVYGDFKSSQFAGIPTKDGRNATIRTMYAQLTSTRLFNENYFAFYAALDDAYAKGIRVVALPGDYTDDAQPMNVDGIAEIMKQYQAKGMRFFIAPGNHDPVEPFDDNEAGKNDFLTKDGKEQKIYATGNPACLAKDPTVICTDQVMEQGTERLMVKMGEFGFMPNKADLLWETPFSKYDAGKYTYDAALAQSGGKSREFEICAEGSGGSYKAAGEAKLGKAFTKCTKLIDTTYLVEPVKGLWLLSIDANVFVPNAKFDPANPTSFKGFDGAGNAGWNKVITHKMFLMDYIKSVAARAKAEGKQLMAFSHYPTMDFYANQTQAMKDVFKSGAFQTARVPDASVANAVAATGLRLHVGGHMHFNGTNDHTDGSGNYLVNVQSPSLAVYGAAYKVVTYKDAETIDVQTMPLSTVPRFAELFPHYVVENDYLKGSSVNADVAKRWDRSILDTRSYGEFTHQYFGELSRLRFMDEYWPCEMKEAAMALNGKQMLILSQLQTKVTLAQLKDAPGILPLSAACAAAGTPPTTTVAASTLATDWQDATVRAERLATAAGLRLDDFANLTPYAFYGDFHRTVYAGELALRDMGQARVNQYKVLMAAFPASPAPIVRIGDKPSDQNPVHVPFQQQFKGVFAILKGLGSAKPSDHFTVDLKGKKVSNASNNGLSFN, encoded by the coding sequence ATGCATCACCGCGCCGCCACCTGCGCGGCGCTTTCCCTGCTGGCCCTGCTGGCAGGCTGCAGTCCCGGCGACAGCGACGCCCCTGTCGTCACGCAGCCGGTGCAAACACCGGCACCGGCACCAGTGCCGGTGAGCACCGCCGTCGCCTTCATGAGCGACGTCCACTTCCAGAATGTCTACGGCGACTTCAAGAGCAGCCAGTTCGCCGGGATCCCGACGAAAGACGGCAGGAACGCGACCATCCGCACGATGTATGCGCAGCTGACGTCCACGCGCCTGTTCAACGAAAACTACTTCGCCTTCTACGCCGCACTCGACGACGCCTATGCCAAGGGCATCCGCGTCGTTGCGCTCCCGGGCGACTATACCGACGACGCCCAGCCGATGAACGTCGACGGCATCGCCGAGATCATGAAGCAGTACCAGGCCAAGGGCATGCGTTTTTTCATCGCACCCGGCAACCACGACCCGGTCGAGCCGTTTGACGACAACGAAGCGGGCAAGAACGACTTTCTGACCAAGGACGGCAAGGAACAGAAGATCTACGCCACCGGCAATCCAGCGTGCCTGGCCAAGGACCCGACGGTAATCTGCACCGACCAGGTCATGGAACAAGGCACCGAACGCCTGATGGTCAAGATGGGCGAATTTGGCTTCATGCCGAACAAGGCCGACCTGCTGTGGGAAACCCCGTTCAGCAAGTACGACGCCGGCAAATACACGTATGACGCAGCCCTGGCGCAGTCTGGCGGCAAGAGCCGCGAATTCGAGATCTGCGCCGAAGGCTCGGGCGGCTCTTATAAAGCTGCTGGCGAGGCCAAGCTCGGCAAAGCCTTCACCAAGTGCACGAAGCTGATCGACACGACGTACCTGGTCGAGCCGGTCAAGGGCCTGTGGCTGCTGTCGATCGACGCCAATGTGTTCGTGCCGAACGCGAAGTTCGATCCGGCCAACCCGACCAGCTTCAAGGGCTTCGACGGCGCTGGCAACGCCGGCTGGAACAAGGTGATCACCCACAAGATGTTCCTGATGGACTACATCAAGTCGGTGGCCGCGCGCGCCAAGGCCGAGGGCAAGCAGCTGATGGCCTTCTCGCACTATCCGACGATGGACTTCTACGCCAACCAGACGCAGGCCATGAAGGACGTGTTCAAGTCGGGCGCGTTCCAGACGGCGCGCGTGCCGGACGCGAGCGTCGCCAATGCCGTGGCGGCCACGGGCCTGCGCCTGCACGTGGGCGGCCACATGCACTTCAACGGCACCAACGACCACACCGACGGCAGTGGCAACTACCTCGTCAACGTGCAGTCGCCGTCGCTGGCCGTGTATGGCGCCGCCTACAAGGTCGTGACCTACAAGGACGCCGAGACGATCGACGTCCAGACCATGCCGCTGTCGACAGTGCCGCGCTTTGCCGAACTGTTCCCGCACTACGTGGTCGAAAACGATTACCTCAAGGGCAGCTCGGTTAACGCCGATGTCGCCAAGCGCTGGGACCGCAGCATCCTCGACACCCGCTCGTACGGCGAATTCACGCACCAGTACTTCGGCGAACTGTCGCGCCTGCGCTTCATGGACGAATACTGGCCATGCGAGATGAAAGAAGCCGCGATGGCCCTGAACGGCAAGCAGATGCTGATCCTGTCGCAACTGCAGACCAAGGTCACGCTGGCGCAACTGAAGGACGCGCCCGGCATCCTGCCCTTGAGCGCCGCATGCGCCGCCGCCGGCACGCCCCCGACCACCACGGTTGCCGCCTCGACGCTGGCCACCGACTGGCAGGACGCCACGGTGCGCGCCGAACGCCTGGCCACGGCCGCCGGTCTGCGCCTGGACGACTTTGCGAACCTCACCCCGTACGCGTTCTACGGCGACTTCCACCGCACCGTGTATGCGGGCGAACTGGCCCTGCGCGACATGGGCCAGGCACGCGTGAACCAGTACAAGGTGCTGATGGCGGCGTTCCCTGCCTCGCCAGCGCCGATCGTGCGCATCGGCGACAAGCCGTCCGACCAGAACCCGGTGCACGTGCCGTTCCAGCAGCAGTTCAAGGGCGTCTTCGCGATCCTCAAGGGTCTTGGCTCGGCCAAGCCGAGCGACCATTTCACGGTCGACCTGAAGGGCAAGAAAGTCAGTAACGCCAGCAACAACGGGCTGAGCTTCAACTAG
- a CDS encoding glutamine--tRNA ligase/YqeY domain fusion protein — translation MSNDKNSPAPGNAPSSNFVRAIVESDLAAGTHAREGLPPVITRFPPEPNGYLHIGHAKSICLNFGLARDYGGLCHLRFDDTNPEKEDQEYVDTIIDSVKWLGFSWQQDGQEHLYYASDYFDQLYAMAEYLIQNGKAYVDSQSAEEMAKNRGNFGTLGTNSRFRDRPTEESLQLFRDMKAGKYKDGEHILRAKMSEDAMSSPIMTNRDPALYRIRHAHHHRTGDAWCIYPMYDYTHPISDAIENITHSLCTLEFQDHRPFYDWLVETLAEGGFFNKPVPRQYEFARLNLTYVVTSKRKLRALVDDGTVTGWDDPRMPTIVGLRRRGYTPESLQLFCERIGVSKADGWIDMSTLEGALRDDLDPKAPRAIAVLRPLKLIVDNFPEGESHECSSPVHPHHPEMGKRTFPFTRELWIEQEDFMETPVKGYFRFTPPQGDLPGSRVRLKYGYVVECTGFDKDADGNVTAVHVKYFEDSKSGTPGADNYKVKGNITWVSAASALEAEVRLYDRLFLDPQPDAGGKDFKTVLNPNALETITAYLEPGLKDAVGDQRFQFERHGYFVADRVDSTPGKPVFNRVTTLKDSWGK, via the coding sequence ATGAGCAACGACAAGAATTCCCCGGCGCCGGGCAACGCACCGTCGTCGAACTTTGTGCGTGCCATCGTCGAATCCGACCTGGCCGCCGGCACGCATGCCCGTGAGGGCCTGCCGCCCGTGATCACGCGCTTCCCGCCCGAGCCGAATGGCTACCTGCACATCGGCCACGCCAAATCGATCTGCCTGAACTTCGGCCTGGCGCGCGACTACGGCGGCCTGTGCCACCTGCGTTTCGACGACACCAATCCCGAGAAGGAAGACCAGGAATACGTCGACACGATCATCGACAGCGTCAAGTGGCTTGGTTTCTCGTGGCAGCAAGACGGCCAGGAACACCTGTACTACGCCAGCGACTACTTCGACCAGCTATACGCGATGGCCGAGTACCTGATCCAGAACGGGAAAGCCTACGTCGACAGCCAGAGCGCCGAAGAGATGGCGAAGAACCGCGGCAATTTCGGCACGCTGGGCACCAATTCGCGCTTCCGCGACCGCCCGACCGAAGAATCGCTGCAGCTGTTCCGCGACATGAAAGCCGGCAAGTACAAGGATGGCGAACACATCCTGCGCGCCAAGATGAGCGAAGACGCGATGTCGTCGCCGATCATGACGAACCGCGATCCGGCCCTGTACCGCATCCGCCATGCGCACCACCACCGCACGGGCGACGCCTGGTGCATCTACCCGATGTACGACTACACGCACCCGATCTCGGATGCGATCGAAAACATCACACACTCGCTGTGCACGCTGGAATTCCAGGATCACCGCCCGTTCTACGACTGGCTGGTCGAGACGCTGGCCGAGGGCGGCTTCTTCAACAAGCCGGTGCCGCGCCAGTACGAATTCGCGCGCCTGAACCTGACCTATGTCGTGACCTCCAAGCGCAAGCTGCGCGCGCTGGTCGACGATGGCACCGTCACCGGCTGGGACGACCCGCGCATGCCGACCATCGTTGGCCTGCGCCGCCGCGGCTACACGCCCGAATCGCTGCAGCTGTTCTGCGAGCGCATCGGCGTGTCGAAAGCTGACGGCTGGATCGACATGAGCACGCTCGAAGGCGCGCTGCGTGATGATCTCGACCCGAAAGCGCCGCGCGCGATTGCCGTGCTGCGTCCTTTGAAACTCATCGTCGACAACTTCCCTGAAGGCGAGTCGCACGAGTGCAGCTCGCCCGTGCACCCGCACCATCCCGAGATGGGCAAGCGCACCTTCCCGTTCACGCGCGAACTGTGGATCGAGCAGGAAGACTTCATGGAAACGCCGGTCAAGGGCTACTTCCGCTTCACGCCGCCGCAGGGCGACCTGCCGGGCAGCCGCGTGCGCCTGAAGTATGGCTACGTGGTCGAGTGCACGGGCTTTGACAAGGATGCCGACGGCAACGTCACCGCCGTGCACGTGAAGTACTTCGAGGATTCGAAGTCGGGCACGCCGGGCGCGGACAACTACAAGGTGAAGGGCAACATCACGTGGGTCAGCGCCGCCAGCGCGCTGGAAGCCGAAGTGCGCCTGTACGATCGCCTGTTCCTGGACCCGCAGCCGGACGCCGGCGGCAAGGACTTCAAGACGGTGCTCAATCCGAATGCGCTCGAGACCATCACCGCGTATCTGGAACCGGGCCTGAAGGACGCCGTGGGCGACCAGCGCTTCCAGTTCGAGCGTCATGGCTACTTCGTGGCCGACCGCGTCGATTCGACGCCGGGCAAGCCGGTCTTCAACCGGGTGACGACGCTCAAGGACAGCTGGGGCAAGTAA
- a CDS encoding DnaJ domain-containing protein, which produces MENLYAILGVAPNATDDEIKKVYRSLAMRYHPDRNQAPGAEARFKAVSKAYEILSDRARRDEYNQSLNHRIVLDAEAEAFELWRSLFALNGVNLPAH; this is translated from the coding sequence TTGGAAAATTTATATGCGATCCTCGGCGTGGCCCCGAATGCCACCGACGACGAGATCAAGAAGGTCTACCGCTCGCTGGCCATGCGCTATCACCCGGACCGCAATCAGGCGCCGGGCGCCGAGGCGCGCTTCAAGGCCGTGAGCAAGGCCTACGAGATCCTCTCCGACCGCGCCAGGCGCGACGAATACAACCAGAGCCTGAATCACCGCATCGTGCTCGACGCCGAAGCCGAAGCCTTCGAGCTGTGGCGTTCGCTGTTCGCCCTGAACGGCGTCAACCTGCCCGCGCACTGA
- a CDS encoding MFS transporter, whose protein sequence is MSAPGARIAAGSAAFRRINRAMAFGGFSTFALLYCVQPLMPLLGRDFGLSPAQSSLVLSVATATLALALLGSSNVAERFGRKKVMVGSMLSGAVLTLGCAFASDYIHLVALRACMGLMLGGLPAVAMAYLGDEIEPTSLGLSMGMYISGSAFGGMTGRVLSAFISDFASWRIALGVLGAAGLYAAWEFSRSLPASRHGATLPARGPGFLAGVRIHLRDPGLPWLFALSFLLMGAFITLYNYIGYRLLGAPFNLRPSAVGLLSLLYLLGIVSSMWAGKLADRLGRRNVLWLLMGLMIAGLLITLADSLVATVLGVGLATFGFFASHSVASSWVGRRARAPQALASGIYLFFYYLGSSVVGWSGGYVYEHWDWTGVVTLLAGLLGVGLGIALHLRRLAPLPVNY, encoded by the coding sequence GTGAGCGCGCCGGGCGCCCGCATTGCCGCCGGCAGCGCGGCGTTCCGGCGCATCAACCGCGCCATGGCGTTTGGCGGTTTTTCCACTTTTGCACTGCTGTATTGCGTGCAGCCCTTGATGCCGCTGCTGGGCCGCGACTTCGGGTTGTCACCCGCGCAGAGCAGTCTGGTGCTGTCGGTGGCGACCGCCACGCTGGCTCTCGCGCTACTGGGCTCCAGCAACGTCGCCGAGCGCTTCGGGCGCAAGAAGGTCATGGTCGGCTCGATGCTCAGCGGCGCCGTCCTCACGCTGGGCTGCGCCTTTGCCTCCGACTACATCCACCTGGTGGCGCTGCGCGCCTGCATGGGTCTGATGCTGGGCGGCTTGCCGGCCGTGGCGATGGCCTACCTGGGCGACGAGATCGAACCCACATCCCTTGGCCTGTCGATGGGCATGTACATCAGCGGCAGCGCCTTTGGCGGCATGACTGGGCGGGTGCTGTCGGCCTTCATCAGCGATTTCGCCTCCTGGCGCATCGCGCTCGGCGTGCTGGGTGCGGCCGGGCTGTACGCTGCGTGGGAATTCTCACGCAGCCTGCCAGCCTCGCGCCATGGCGCCACGCTGCCGGCCCGCGGCCCCGGCTTTCTCGCCGGTGTGCGCATTCACTTGCGCGATCCGGGGCTGCCGTGGCTGTTCGCGCTGTCGTTCCTGCTGATGGGCGCGTTCATCACGCTGTACAACTACATCGGCTACCGCCTGCTGGGCGCGCCGTTCAACCTGCGGCCAAGCGCCGTCGGGTTGCTGTCGCTGCTGTACCTCTTGGGCATCGTCAGTTCGATGTGGGCTGGCAAGCTGGCCGACCGGCTCGGGCGGCGCAACGTGTTGTGGCTCCTGATGGGGCTGATGATCGCCGGGTTGCTGATTACGCTGGCCGATTCGCTGGTGGCCACCGTGCTGGGCGTGGGCCTGGCGACCTTTGGCTTCTTCGCGTCGCACTCGGTGGCCAGCAGCTGGGTAGGGCGCCGCGCACGGGCGCCGCAGGCGCTGGCCTCAGGCATCTACCTGTTCTTCTATTACCTGGGATCGAGCGTGGTGGGCTGGTCGGGCGGGTATGTCTACGAGCACTGGGACTGGACCGGTGTCGTGACCTTGCTGGCGGGATTGCTGGGGGTGGGCCTGGGGATTGCGTTGCATCTGCGGCGCCTGGCGCCGTTGCCGGTGAACTACTAG
- the infA gene encoding translation initiation factor IF-1 — MAKEELIEMNGVVAEVLPDSRYRIDCENGHKLIAYTSGKMRKNHIRIIAGDQVSLELSPYDLSKGRITFRHLGKTGGAPRPQNRAARR, encoded by the coding sequence ATGGCAAAAGAAGAACTCATCGAAATGAATGGCGTCGTGGCTGAAGTGCTGCCGGACTCGCGTTATCGTATCGACTGCGAAAACGGCCACAAGCTGATCGCTTACACCTCGGGCAAAATGCGCAAGAACCACATCCGCATCATTGCCGGCGACCAGGTCAGCCTCGAACTGTCGCCGTACGACCTGAGCAAGGGCCGGATCACTTTCCGTCACCTTGGCAAAACCGGCGGCGCACCGCGCCCGCAAAACCGCGCAGCTCGCCGCTGA
- a CDS encoding circadian clock protein KaiC, with protein MNDRTSANITGRISTGIAGLDDILGGGLTPQRVYLVEGSPGAGKTTLGLQFLLDGMARGEAGLYVTLSETTDELIAVGQSHGWDLTPLSIYELAGEDDLDLDSQQSVFHPSEIELGETTRKVMDRVDQLQPVRVVFDSLSEMRLLAQNPLRYRRQILALKQFFSARGCTVLLLDDKTNQSDQQLHSIAHGVISLEQIARDYGKERRRVNILKMRGIRFRGGYHDYALDTGGITMYPRLVAAEHVRDFVPLVGSSGSDGFDALLGGGLIRGTNTLIVGPSGIGKTTLSTRCLLAALERGEKAAYYLFDEGLGTFFARSTQLGLDLRPYLATGQLAMCHFDPAELSPGEFAQLLRDAVEQQSTRFMVIDSLNAYLQAMPGEQFLTLQMHELLSYLNQQGVTTMMILGQHGLMAEGRTDVDLSYLSDSTVLMRFFETSGNVRRAISVIKSRTTQHAQTIHELQLGHGGVRIGAPLVGFEGVLTGIPNYRGATPMMVPVPDAGQ; from the coding sequence ATGAACGACCGCACTTCCGCCAATATAACGGGCCGCATTTCCACCGGTATCGCCGGCCTCGACGACATCCTGGGTGGTGGCTTGACGCCCCAGCGCGTGTATCTCGTCGAAGGCTCGCCCGGCGCCGGCAAGACCACGCTCGGCCTGCAATTCCTGCTCGACGGAATGGCGCGGGGCGAAGCCGGCCTGTATGTCACCCTGTCCGAAACCACCGACGAACTGATTGCGGTGGGTCAAAGCCATGGTTGGGACCTGACCCCGCTGTCGATTTACGAGCTGGCAGGTGAAGACGACCTTGATCTTGACTCGCAGCAGTCCGTGTTCCATCCATCCGAAATCGAGCTGGGCGAAACGACGCGCAAGGTCATGGACCGGGTCGACCAACTGCAACCGGTGCGGGTGGTGTTCGACAGCCTGTCCGAAATGCGGTTGCTGGCTCAGAATCCGCTGCGCTACCGGCGCCAGATTCTTGCGCTCAAGCAATTCTTCTCCGCGCGCGGCTGTACCGTCCTGCTGCTCGATGACAAGACCAACCAGTCCGACCAGCAGCTGCACAGCATTGCCCACGGCGTCATCAGCCTGGAGCAGATTGCGCGCGACTACGGCAAGGAACGGCGCCGCGTCAATATCCTCAAGATGCGCGGGATTCGCTTCCGTGGCGGCTACCATGACTATGCGCTCGACACAGGCGGCATCACGATGTACCCGCGCCTGGTCGCCGCCGAACACGTGCGCGACTTCGTGCCGCTGGTCGGTTCGAGCGGCTCCGACGGCTTCGACGCGCTGCTGGGCGGCGGCCTGATTCGCGGCACCAACACGCTGATCGTCGGCCCGTCCGGCATCGGCAAGACCACGCTGTCCACGCGCTGCCTGCTGGCCGCGCTCGAGCGTGGCGAAAAGGCGGCCTATTACCTGTTCGACGAAGGCCTGGGCACCTTCTTTGCCCGCAGCACGCAGCTGGGACTGGACCTGCGGCCCTACCTGGCCACCGGCCAGCTCGCGATGTGCCACTTCGATCCGGCCGAACTCTCGCCTGGCGAATTCGCGCAGCTGCTGCGCGACGCCGTCGAACAGCAGAGTACACGCTTCATGGTGATCGACAGCCTGAACGCCTACCTGCAGGCAATGCCGGGCGAACAGTTCCTGACATTGCAGATGCACGAACTGCTGTCGTACCTGAACCAGCAGGGCGTGACGACCATGATGATCCTGGGCCAGCATGGCCTGATGGCCGAAGGCCGCACCGACGTCGACCTGAGCTACCTGAGCGACAGCACGGTGCTGATGCGTTTCTTTGAGACGAGCGGCAATGTGCGGCGCGCCATCAGCGTGATCAAGAGCCGCACCACGCAGCACGCGCAGACGATCCACGAGCTGCAGCTTGGCCACGGCGGCGTGCGTATCGGCGCGCCGCTCGTGGGTTTCGAGGGCGTGCTGACCGGCATCCCCAATTACCGCGGCGCCACGCCCATGATGGTTCCGGTTCCAGATGCCGGGCAATAG